Within Nocardioides rotundus, the genomic segment ACCGCGCAGCCAGCCGGGGCCGAAGAGCTCGTCGGCGAGCAGCCCGGCCAGGTCGTCGTCCACCTCGTCGGGCGGCAGGACGTGCTGGACCTGCACCCGGTGCCCGGAGGGCAGGACGTCGAAGTGCGGGGTCCGCACGCTGCGCAGCGAGCGGCGCGGACGCGGCCCGTGGCAGGCGCGCACCTGCACCACGCCGTCGTCGTAGGCGCCGTCGTGCAGGGAGGCGAAGGGGTCGATCCCGGCGGTCACGCTCATGCCGGCTCCCCGGCGCTCGCCATCGAGGTCGAGACCCGCTCCAGACCGCGCAGGTTGCGCACCACCTGCACCCGGTCGGCGTACTCCGCATAGAGCGGCAGGTCGCACCCGCCCAGCGTCCAGGAGTACCGCGGCTCCGGGGTCAGCCAGATGGTCGAGCGCGCCCGCCGGGTGATCTCCTCGAAGGTCGAGACGCGCGGGTCGTTGCCGTTGCCGCGCCCGTCACCGAGGACGAGGACGGTGGTGCGCCGGGTGAGCGCGGAGCCGTACTGCTCCAGGAAGGTGTCGAACGCGTGGCCGTAGTCGGAGTCCGCGTCCACGTCGAGCACACCGCCGGCCGGCAGCCCTGCCATCACCAGCGAGAGCGCGTCCTCGATCCGGTGCTCGGCGAACAGCTCGGTGATCTCGACTAGGTCCTTGACGAACGCGAAGGTCCGCACCTGGGTGGCGATCGACTGCAGCGAGTGCACCAGGTGCAGGGTGAACTTCGAGGTCATCCGCACCGACAGCGACACGTCGCACAGCACCAGCAGCCGGGGCCGGTCCTCGACCTTGCTGACGGTGACGGGGCGGAACGGGACGCCGTCGTACTTCATGTTCGTGCGCATCGTGCGGCTGCCGTCGACGGTGCCGCGGGCGGCGGTACGGCGACGCGGGCGGGGCGATCCGTGCAGCGAGCGCAGCAGCCGGCGCAGGCTCTCCTCCAGCTCGAAGCGCACCTGCTCGTCGACCACTTCGGCACGGGCGGCCTCGATCTCGCGCTCCTCGACCTCGCGCTCCATCGCCATCAGCTTCTGCAGGTGATCGCGCAGCCGCTCCGGGAGGTTCTCCAGGAACGGCTTGAGCTGCTCGCGCAGCGCGGCCAGCGAGGTGGCGGCGGCCGGGTCGAGGTCCTCCGGGGCGTCCGGCAGCTCGTCGGCCAGCCAGCTCAGCAGCGCCATCTCCTCGGCGACCGAGAGGTCCGCCTCGACCTCCAGGCCGGGGCTGCGGATCAGCTCGCCGGGCGCGCCTGGGTTGTGCAGCCGCTTCGTGGACAGCTGCACCCGCGCCGCCTCGCCGGCACCCGTGGCCTGGTCCTTGCTGAGCACGATCTCGTCGGTCATCTGGGCCATGTCCAGCCGGTTGGCCTCCTGGTGCAGGTTGTACTGCTGGGCCATGTCCTCGGGCTTGAAGTACTGGTGCAGGTCCATCGGCTTGCCGTGGCTGTGCCCCTGCTCGGGGGTGTCGCCGGGCTCGTCGCCCAGGGTGAACTCCTGCAGCTCGCCCTCGTCGGCGAGGTCGTCGTGGGCGTGCGAGTGCTCGGCGTCGTCGTCCTGCACGACCGGCTTGAGGCCGAAGAACGCGTCGAAGACGCGGTGGAAGGCCGGCACGTCCCGGCGGTCCTTGACCAGGGAGACCAGCAGGGCGGAGCGGAGCACCTCGGGCTCGGCGAGTACGCCGGGCTGGGCGGCCGCCTCCAGCGCGTCGACCGCCTCCGACACGCTCACCCGGACGCCGTGCAGTCGCAGCAGCCTGACGAACCGGTGCAGGGCCCCCTCCATGCCGCCTCCTCAGACCGGGCGCTTGCGGGCACGCCCCGCAGCGAACGACTTCTTCCCCTGACCACTGGGCACCCGCTTGGGTCCGCCGCTGCCGCCCTCCTTGCCGTAGTACGCCTTGTCGTGGCGGCCGGGCTCGTCCTTGTTCCGGCGTACCTCCCGGCCGTCGACGTCGCCGTCGTCGGACGACGGGGCGCTCGGCCGGCCCGACTCCGCACTGTGCGTGTGTCCGTGGCCGTGGCCGTGCCCGTGACCGTGACCGTGCAGGTGGTCGGGCACCTCGGCGTTCGGGTCGAGGATCCGCGGGAGGGCCGCGGCCGCCTTGGTCAGGTCGCGCTCGTACTTCACCACCACGTTGAGGGTGGCGGAGAGGACCTCGGCGTTGAGCTCCTTGACGCCCAGGACCGCCAGCGTGCGGGCCCAGTCGATCGTCTCGGAGATGCTCGGGGCCTTGCGCAGCTCCAGCTCGCGCAGGTCGCGCACCACCTCGACCAGCCGCGCGGCCAGTGCGTCGGGGAGGCCGGTGTCCTTGCTGCGCAGGATCTCCAGCTCGCGCTCGGCGGAGGGGTACTCCAGGAACAGGTGCAGGCAGCGTCGCTTGAGCGCCGCGGACAGGTCGCGGGTGTTGTTGGAGGTGAGGACGACATAGGGCAGATGCCGCGCGACGACCGTGCCGACCTCGGGGATGGAGATCTGGAACTCGCTGAGCAGCTCCAGGAGCACCGCCTCCAGCGCCTCGTCCGCGCGGTCGACCTCGTCGATCAGCAGCACCACCGGCTCGTCGGAGGAGATCGCCTCCAGCAGCGGGCGCGGGGCGAGGAACCGGTCGGAGAAGAACACCGAGTCCTGCTTGGCGATCCGCTCCACCGCCTCGTGCAGGTCGGGTGCGTCCTCGATCAGCTGGCCGATCTTCTCCCGCAGGATCTGGGTGTAGAGCAGCTGCTTGCCGTAGTCCCACTCGTAGAGCGCCTTGGACTCGTCCTGGCCCTCGTAGCACTGCAGCCGCAGCAGGCGACGACCGGTGACCTCGGCGAGGCTGGCCGCGAGCTGGGTCTTGCCCACCCCGGCCGGGCCCTCCAGGAGGACCGGCTTGTCCAGGCGCGACTGCAGGTAGACGGTCGTGGCGAGGCGGTCGTCGGTGAGGTAGCCGGCATCGGCGAACCGGGTGCGGGCCTCGTCGACGTCGGCGAACGGGAAGGCTCCGGTGGGAGCGGGTGTCTCGGTCAAGGCCGCCTCCTTCGCGGTCGGGCGGGACGGGGAGTGGGGTCCGTCCCGCGGGAGTGCGCAGGGCCTCCCGCCGGGACGGCGTCGGGGGTGCGGTCAGCTGAGCAGGTCGTCCAGGTCGCCGTTCATCGTGTGGTCGACCACGGGGCGCACGGTCTCGAAGGTGCACTCCTTGGGGTTGCCCGGCGTGCAGGCGTCGCCGAGCACGTGGTTGGTGATGCGGTCCACGTCCTCGTCGTCGCCCTTGATCACCGCGGAGTTCTCGTAGAACTTCGTCGGGCCCTGGCCGAGCCGGTTCTTGGAGTAGCTGTCCTGGGTGACGTCGGTGAACTTCTCGGTGATGCCCACGTCGCGGAGCAGCCGGATGGCCGCCTCGAGCGCGGCATCCGCGGCCTGCACGTCGCTCATGCCGTAGGTGTCCACGCCCATCACCTCGGCCATCTCGGCGAACCGCTTGTAGTGCGTGGGCATGTTGAACGCCCACACCCGCGGCAGCGCGATCGCGTTGTTGAGGCCGTGGTGGGTGTCGTAGAACGCGCTCACCGCGTGCGAGATCGAGTGGATGATGCCGAGGCCGCCGGAGTTGAACGCCTGGGCGGCGATGTACTGGGCGTACATCATCCCCTCGCGGCCCTTGAGGTCCTGGCCGTTCCAGGTGGCCTCGCGCAGGTTCTCCGCGGTCAGCTTGACCGCGCGCAGTGCGTTGCCCAGGGACGGCTCGAAGTTCAGCCGGGACACGTAGGGCTCCGAGGCGTGCGCGAGCACGTCGAAGCCGCACTGGGCGGTGTAGTCGACCGGGCAGTCGAAGTAGAGCACCGGGTCGTCGATCGCCAAGGTGGCCACCGAGGCGTCGTCGAAAGCGACGTACTTGTGCGGGTTGTCCGGGTCGGTCGTGGTGTCGGTGATGACGTAGGCCCACGAGGTCTCCGAGCCGGTGCCGGCCGTCGTGGACACGGCGATGTGCGGCGGGTTCTTCGGGTTCTCGGACATGTTGAAGCCCTCGAACTCGTTGACGTTGCGACCGTCGTGCGCGACCGAGACGCGCGCGCCCTTGCACGCGTCGTGGGAGGAGCCGCCGCCGATGGAGACGAAGGAGTCGCACTCGGTCTCCTGGTACTGCTGGACCGCGTCCATGACGTTGTAGTCCTTGGGGTTGGACTCCACCTGGTCGTAGACCTCGACCTCCAGGCCGTGGTACTTCATCGACTCCACGATCTTGTGCACGATGTCGGTGCCCCGCAGCCCCGAGGTCATCACCAGGGTCTTGCGGAAGCCCATCTTGAGGGCCTCGGGGCCGATCATCTCGTGCGCGCCGGGCCCCATGAGAGCCCGGGGGAACGGGTGGAACTCCTTGATCGGGAACGGCTTGAGCAACTCGTCGACCTGCATCTGACTACCTCCAGGGATCCGGAACGCGACCGAGCCGGGGCCGGCTCGTCGATCCCCTCGGACGCTAGGAGCGGCGGGCCGTGCCGAACAGGCGAGGATCGGGAAACAGCCCGCCGGGTGAGCGTCCTACCTGCCCGATCCGGCAGGGTCGGCCACCTCGCCGACCAGTGACGCGCGAGCGACCGGCGTTCTTAGCGTGGGGGCACCGGGCCGTCCGGTCCGGGGTCGCCGACCGAGAGGGAGTGCCATGACCGACCCGCAGCACGACCAGCAGGAACCCCAGGAGACCGCCGCGGACCTCGTCGCCGAGGACCTGGTGGAGGAGGTCTCGATCGACGGGATGTGTGGCGTCTACTGATGTCCACCACCGACCGGACCGTCCGCCCCGACCTCCCGTTCGCCGAGCGCGCCTGGGCCCTCAGCCCGTCCGTCGCGCTGCGGCCGGAGCCGTTCGGGGCGCTCGCCTACGACTTCGTCACCCGGCAGCTGAGCTTCCTCAAGACCCCGCTGCTGGTCGACGCCGTACGCCGGCTCGCCGACGCCCCCGACGCCGCCACCGCGGTGCGCGAGGTCGGGGTGGACGGGCCGGCCAGGACCGCCTATCTCACCGCCCTGGAAGGGCTCGCCCGAACGGGCATCATCGTGGAGCGTGCCGCATGACCCTGGCCCCCGACCGACCCCGCACCAACACCGAGCAGGCCCGCCCCGAGGGCGGCCGCCTGGTCGACCAGTTCGAGTTCGGCCTGGACGCGCCGATCTGCCTGACCTGGGAGCTGACCTACGCCTGCAACCTCGCCTGCGTCCACTGCCTCTCCTCCAGCGGCCGTCGCGACCCCGACGAGCTGACGACCGAGGAGTGCAAGCAGCTGATCGACACCTTCGAGCGGATGCAGGTCTTCTACGTCAACATCGGCGGCGGCGAGCCGACCGTGCGCCCGGACTTCTGGGAGCTGCTGCAGTACTCCGTGGACCACCACGTGGGCGTGAAGTTCTCCACCAACGGCTTCCGGATCACGCCCGAGCGTGCCCGGCAGCTCGCGGAGACGCCGTACGTCGACGTCCAGGTCTCCCTCGACGGCGCGACCGCCGACGTCAACGACGCGGTCCGCGGGCAGGGCACCTACGACGCCGCCCTGCGCGCGATGTCCAACCTGGCCGACGCGGGGATGGAGGACTTCAAGCTGTCGGTGGTCTGCACCCGGCACAACATCGGCCAGCTCGACCGCTTCAAGGAGATCGCCGACACCCATGGCGCCCAGCTGCGGCTGACCCGGCTGCGCCCCTCGGGTCGCGGCGCGGACGTCTGGTCCGAGCTGCACCCGCTGCCCGAGCAGCAGCGGGAGATCTACGACTGGCTGGTCGCCAACGGCGAGGGCGTGCTCACCGGGGACTCGTTCTTCCACCTGTCCGCCTTCGGCGAGGCGCTGCCCGGGCTGAACCTGTGCGGCGCCGGGCGCGTGGTGTGCCTGGTCGACCCGGTCGGCGACGTCTACGCCTGCCCGTTCGCGATCCACGACCGCTTCCGGGCGGGCAACGTCCGCGGCGACGGCGGATTCGAGCAGGTATGGCGGCACAGCGAGCTCTTCACCGGCCTGCGCAGTCCGCAGACCGGCGGCGCGTGCACGCAGTGCTTGGCGTACGACGCCTGCCGCGGCGGCTGCATGGCCGCGAAGTTCTTCACCGGCCTGCCGCTGGACGGCCCGGACCCGGAGTGCGTCAAGGGCAACGCCACCGGGGCGTTGGCCGAGGTCTCCGAGCGTCCGGGGCCCAGCGTCGACCACAGCCACACCGGCACGGTCCGCAACGCGCCGGTGCCGCTGGGGATGCCGACCGTGCGGCCGGCGTCGCCGTGCGACGAGAGCCCGCTGACCGCGCCGCGGACGTTGGGCTGAGCGGTGGGCGGCGACGTCCGCCTCGGGACGCATCGCTGGCCGGAGGTGACCGGCCGCGACGGACCGTTGCTGCTCGTGCCGGTGGGGGCGACCGAGCAGCACGGCCCCGGCCTGCCGGTGTGCACCGACACGCTGGTGGCGGTGCAGGTGGCCGAGACGGTGGCGAGGCGCCGCGCCGCCGCCGGGGAGGACGTGCTGGTGGCGCCGGCGGTGTCGTACGGCGCGAGCGGGGAGCATGAGGACTTCCCGGGGACGGTCTCGATCGGGCACGACGCGCTGCGCCTGCTGCTCGTCGAGCTCGGGCGGTCCGCCGGCCGCTGGGCCCGCGGGGTCGTCTTCGTCAACGGGCACGGCGGGAACGTGCCCACCGTGGCCGGGGCCGTGCTCACCCTGCGTGAGGAGGGGCGGGCGGCCGCGTGGACCGCGTGTGCGGTCGAGGGCGGCGACGCGCATGCCGGTGCCACGGAGACCTCGCTGCTGCTCGTGCTGGCCCCCGCCCTGGTCCGCACCGACCTGCTCGCGCCGGGGGAGACCGCCCCGCTGCCGGAGCTGATGCCGCGCCTGCGGACCGCGGGGGTGCGGGCGGTGTCGGCCTCGGGCGTCCTGGGCGACCCGACGCAGGCGAGCCCGGAGGAGGGGCGCCGCATCCTGGAGCGGATGGTCGAGCGGATCGACGGCGAGCTGGCCGGGCTGGACGTGGACGAGCGGGGGAGGCTCGCCTCGGCCCCGGTGGCGACGTGAGCGGGGCGCTGCGGATCCCCGAGCCGCCGGCCGGGGCGCTGCCGGGCGAGTTCGGCTTCACCCTCGCGAAGTCGACCCGGGTCCGCGACGGCGGCCGCACCCTGCTCGCCGGGGAGCGAGTGCTCCGACTCTCCGCGACCGCCCTCGACCTCATGCGCGGACCCGGTCCCGTTGCAGGCCGCGATGCCGACACGGCCCGGCTGACTCGGCTGCTCCTCGACGCGGGGGCGGCGGTCCCGTGGTGGCGCGACCCGCCGCCGCCCGACCTGGCCGTCGACGACGTCACCGTGGTCGTCCCGGTCCGGGACCGGCCCGAGGCGCTCGCCCGCCTGTTGCGCGGGCTGCCCCCGCACCTGCCCGTGGTCGTCGTGGACGACGGGTCCAGCGACCCGGCCGCCACGGCGCGCGCCTGCGCCGCGACCGGTGCGCGGCTGCTGCGTCACCCGGTGTCGCGCGGGCCGGCGGCCGCCCGGAACACCGGGCTGGCGGCGGTGGAGACGCCGTACGTCGCCTTCTGCGACTCCGACGTCGAGCCGGTCCCCGGGTGGCTCGGCGTGCTCCGCCGGCACCTCGACGACCCGGCCCTCGCGGCGGTCGCGCCACGGGTCCACGGGCGGGCTCCGAGCCCCGGCGACGGCTGGCTGGACCGCTACGAGCAGGCCCGCTCGTCCCTGGACCTCGGGCCGGCCCCCGCGGCGGTGCGGGTCCGCGGCCAGGTCGCCTACCTGCCCAGCGCCTGCCTGCTCGCCCGGGTCGCGGCGCTCGGCGACGGCTTCGACCCGGCCCTGTGCTCGGGGGAGGACGTGGACCTGGTGTGGCGGCTGCTCGCCGCCGGCTGGCGGGTGCGCTATGACCCTGACGCCCGCGTCCGCCACGACCATCGCACGACCCTGGGGCCGTGGCTGGCGCGCAAGGCGTTCTACGGCAGCTCGGCCGCGCCGCTGTCCGCGCGTCACCCCGGGGCGGTCGCACCGCTCGTGGTGAGCCCCTGGTCGGCGGCGTTCACCGTCGCGGTGCTGGCCCAGCGTCGCTGGTCCGTGCCGTTCGCCGCCGCCGTGGCCGGCGCCGCCGTCATGGGGGTACGGCGACGCCTCGCCACCGGGGCGCACCCCTGGCGGACCGCGGGCGTGCTGGTCGGCCACGGAGCCGCCGCGTCGCTCCGGCAGGCCGGCACCGCGCTCACCCGGCACCACTGGCCGCTCGCCGCGCTGGCCTGCCTGGTCTCGGGCCGGGCTCGACGGGCGGTGCTGGTCGCGGCGGTGGCCGACGCCTGGCTGGACCACCGGAAGGTGCGGCCCCGGCTCGGGCTGCCGCCGTACCTCCTCGCCCGTCGGCTGGACGACCTCGCCTACGGCGCCGGCCTGTGGCTCGGAGCCTGGCGGGAGCGCTCGATGCGGGCGCTGCTGCCGGGTCTGTCCCGAAGTACCGCTGCGCGGCTTGGCGGACGCCGCTACCGTGACCCCGGTCACGTCGATTCGTTGAGGTAGGCGATGCATCCCAAGGAGCTGCACGACCGCCGCCGCGAGGCCGTCCAGGCCTGGACGGCCTTCGTCGAGCGGGGCGACGAGGTCGCCCCGC encodes:
- the mftA gene encoding mycofactocin precursor MftA (Mycofactocin is a small molecule electron carrier derived from the final two amino acids, Val-Tyr, of MftA, the mycofactocin precursor. It plays a role in redox homeostasis and the metabolism of alcohols and aldehydes in Actinobacteria, including Mycobacterium tuberculosis.), which produces MTDPQHDQQEPQETAADLVAEDLVEEVSIDGMCGVY
- the mftE gene encoding mycofactocin biosynthesis peptidyl-dipeptidase MftE translates to MGGDVRLGTHRWPEVTGRDGPLLLVPVGATEQHGPGLPVCTDTLVAVQVAETVARRRAAAGEDVLVAPAVSYGASGEHEDFPGTVSIGHDALRLLLVELGRSAGRWARGVVFVNGHGGNVPTVAGAVLTLREEGRAAAWTACAVEGGDAHAGATETSLLLVLAPALVRTDLLAPGETAPLPELMPRLRTAGVRAVSASGVLGDPTQASPEEGRRILERMVERIDGELAGLDVDERGRLASAPVAT
- the mdo gene encoding NDMA-dependent methanol dehydrogenase (This methanol dehydrogenase is considered a nicotinoprotein, since its NADP cofactor remains is not dissociable, but instead remains permanently bound. A member of this family has been shown to act as a formaldehyde dismutase, able to convert two molecules of formaldehyde (plus one water molecule) into one of methanol and one of formate, with no net change in its redox state. More recently, it was shown in Mycobacterium smegmatis that this enzyme is critical to ethanol utilization, for which the biosynthesis of the cofactor-like electron carrier mycofactocin is also required.) codes for the protein MQVDELLKPFPIKEFHPFPRALMGPGAHEMIGPEALKMGFRKTLVMTSGLRGTDIVHKIVESMKYHGLEVEVYDQVESNPKDYNVMDAVQQYQETECDSFVSIGGGSSHDACKGARVSVAHDGRNVNEFEGFNMSENPKNPPHIAVSTTAGTGSETSWAYVITDTTTDPDNPHKYVAFDDASVATLAIDDPVLYFDCPVDYTAQCGFDVLAHASEPYVSRLNFEPSLGNALRAVKLTAENLREATWNGQDLKGREGMMYAQYIAAQAFNSGGLGIIHSISHAVSAFYDTHHGLNNAIALPRVWAFNMPTHYKRFAEMAEVMGVDTYGMSDVQAADAALEAAIRLLRDVGITEKFTDVTQDSYSKNRLGQGPTKFYENSAVIKGDDEDVDRITNHVLGDACTPGNPKECTFETVRPVVDHTMNGDLDDLLS
- a CDS encoding AAA family ATPase — its product is MTETPAPTGAFPFADVDEARTRFADAGYLTDDRLATTVYLQSRLDKPVLLEGPAGVGKTQLAASLAEVTGRRLLRLQCYEGQDESKALYEWDYGKQLLYTQILREKIGQLIEDAPDLHEAVERIAKQDSVFFSDRFLAPRPLLEAISSDEPVVLLIDEVDRADEALEAVLLELLSEFQISIPEVGTVVARHLPYVVLTSNNTRDLSAALKRRCLHLFLEYPSAERELEILRSKDTGLPDALAARLVEVVRDLRELELRKAPSISETIDWARTLAVLGVKELNAEVLSATLNVVVKYERDLTKAAAALPRILDPNAEVPDHLHGHGHGHGHGHGHTHSAESGRPSAPSSDDGDVDGREVRRNKDEPGRHDKAYYGKEGGSGGPKRVPSGQGKKSFAAGRARKRPV
- the mftF gene encoding mycofactocin biosynthesis glycosyltransferase MftF (Members of this protein family, MftF, are glycosyltransferases, members of PF00535 (glycosyl transferase family 2). The encoding gene is found as part of the mycofactocin cassette, in Mycobacterium tuberculosis, many other Actinobacteria, and occasional members of other lineages. Mycofactocin itself, a putative redox carrier, is a heavily modified derivative of the C-terminal Val-Tyr dipeptide of the mycofactocin precursor MftA (TIGR03969).), whose amino-acid sequence is MSGALRIPEPPAGALPGEFGFTLAKSTRVRDGGRTLLAGERVLRLSATALDLMRGPGPVAGRDADTARLTRLLLDAGAAVPWWRDPPPPDLAVDDVTVVVPVRDRPEALARLLRGLPPHLPVVVVDDGSSDPAATARACAATGARLLRHPVSRGPAAARNTGLAAVETPYVAFCDSDVEPVPGWLGVLRRHLDDPALAAVAPRVHGRAPSPGDGWLDRYEQARSSLDLGPAPAAVRVRGQVAYLPSACLLARVAALGDGFDPALCSGEDVDLVWRLLAAGWRVRYDPDARVRHDHRTTLGPWLARKAFYGSSAAPLSARHPGAVAPLVVSPWSAAFTVAVLAQRRWSVPFAAAVAGAAVMGVRRRLATGAHPWRTAGVLVGHGAAASLRQAGTALTRHHWPLAALACLVSGRARRAVLVAAVADAWLDHRKVRPRLGLPPYLLARRLDDLAYGAGLWLGAWRERSMRALLPGLSRSTAARLGGRRYRDPGHVDSLR
- a CDS encoding VWA domain-containing protein, encoding MEGALHRFVRLLRLHGVRVSVSEAVDALEAAAQPGVLAEPEVLRSALLVSLVKDRRDVPAFHRVFDAFFGLKPVVQDDDAEHSHAHDDLADEGELQEFTLGDEPGDTPEQGHSHGKPMDLHQYFKPEDMAQQYNLHQEANRLDMAQMTDEIVLSKDQATGAGEAARVQLSTKRLHNPGAPGELIRSPGLEVEADLSVAEEMALLSWLADELPDAPEDLDPAAATSLAALREQLKPFLENLPERLRDHLQKLMAMEREVEEREIEAARAEVVDEQVRFELEESLRRLLRSLHGSPRPRRRTAARGTVDGSRTMRTNMKYDGVPFRPVTVSKVEDRPRLLVLCDVSLSVRMTSKFTLHLVHSLQSIATQVRTFAFVKDLVEITELFAEHRIEDALSLVMAGLPAGGVLDVDADSDYGHAFDTFLEQYGSALTRRTTVLVLGDGRGNGNDPRVSTFEEITRRARSTIWLTPEPRYSWTLGGCDLPLYAEYADRVQVVRNLRGLERVSTSMASAGEPA
- the mftB gene encoding mycofactocin biosynthesis chaperone MftB (MftB, a small protein, is a peptide chaperone that assists the radical SAM enzyme MftC in performing two modifications to the C-terminal Val-Tyr dipeptide of the mycofactocin precursor peptide, MftA. MftB's role is analogous to the role of PqqD in the biosynthesis of PQQ, a cofactor that derives entirely from a Tyr and a Glu in the precursor PqqA.); protein product: MSTTDRTVRPDLPFAERAWALSPSVALRPEPFGALAYDFVTRQLSFLKTPLLVDAVRRLADAPDAATAVREVGVDGPARTAYLTALEGLARTGIIVERAA
- the mftC gene encoding mycofactocin radical SAM maturase (MftC is a radical SAM/SPASM enzyme that catalyzes the first two steps in biosynthesis of the electron carrier mycofactocin from the terminal Val-Tyr dipeptide of the precursor peptide MftA.), whose product is MTLAPDRPRTNTEQARPEGGRLVDQFEFGLDAPICLTWELTYACNLACVHCLSSSGRRDPDELTTEECKQLIDTFERMQVFYVNIGGGEPTVRPDFWELLQYSVDHHVGVKFSTNGFRITPERARQLAETPYVDVQVSLDGATADVNDAVRGQGTYDAALRAMSNLADAGMEDFKLSVVCTRHNIGQLDRFKEIADTHGAQLRLTRLRPSGRGADVWSELHPLPEQQREIYDWLVANGEGVLTGDSFFHLSAFGEALPGLNLCGAGRVVCLVDPVGDVYACPFAIHDRFRAGNVRGDGGFEQVWRHSELFTGLRSPQTGGACTQCLAYDACRGGCMAAKFFTGLPLDGPDPECVKGNATGALAEVSERPGPSVDHSHTGTVRNAPVPLGMPTVRPASPCDESPLTAPRTLG